Proteins encoded by one window of Cinclus cinclus chromosome 14, bCinCin1.1, whole genome shotgun sequence:
- the MATR3 gene encoding matrin-3 isoform X2, whose protein sequence is MGDPFMLQQSTNPAPGILGPPPPPFHLGGPPVGPRGAGNGNMQGPRHMQKGRVETSRVVHIMDFQRGKNLRYQLLQLVEPFGIITNHLILNKINEAFIEMSTTEDAQAAVEYYSTIPALVFGKPVRVHLSQKYKRIKKPEGKPDQKTEPPKPELGRVIHLSNLPHSGYSDNAVLKLAEPYGKIKNYILMRMKSQAFIEMETREDALAMVEHCANKALWFQGRCVKVDLSEKYKKLVLRIPNKGVELLKKDKTRKRTYSPDSKDSPSDKKSKTEPAQKPESSNAEEKVKEEKQEDAAETSGAKSGEQAEQDEPSLLLESEDELLVDEEEAAALLESGSSAGEDADVANLGDVATEEKKDTPDDATVKTEGNVAATPAAKKKLKKRYVGGFPRSMEGFVTLDEVGDEEDSDHQKLRKSGLVAKAAGKNEDSLAEIKVDKVEEAEQESETLENGTKSEENVKAENVEASDAVTAQDAEKNTQESTEPQGEQETKSVLEKPLVPDEFRIGPYQPNVPVGVNYVVPKTGFYCKLCSLFYTNEDVAKKTHCSSLPHYQKLKKILDKMAEDYRQKKEA, encoded by the exons AT GGGTGATCCCTTTATGTTGCAGCAGTCTACAAACCCTGCACCAGGAATTTTGGGACCACCACCACCTCCATTCCACCTTGGAGGACCTCCTGTTGGGCCCAGAG GAgctggaaatggaaatatgCAAGGACCCAGGCACATGCAGAAGGGCAGAGTG GAAACAAGCAGAGTTGTGCACATCATGGATTTCCAGAGAGGAAAGAACCTGAGATATCAGCTGCTTCAGCTGGTTGAACCCTTTGGGATAATCACGAATCACCTGATCCTAAACAAAATCAATGAG GCATTTATTGAAATGTCAACCACTGAAGAtgcccaggctgctgtggaATATTATTCAACAATACCTGCCCTGGTGTTTGGTAAACCAGTCAGAGTCCACTTGTCACAGAAATACAAGAGAATAAAG AAACCTGAGGGTAAACCTGACCAAAAGACTGAGCCACCAAAGCCAGAACTTGGTCGTGTGATCCACCTGAGCAACTTGCCCCACTCGGGCTACTCTGACAATGCCGTGCTCAAACTGGCTGAGCCCTATGGGAAGATCAAGAACTACATCCTCATGAGAATGAAAAGCCAG GCCTTTATTGAGATGGAGACCAGAGAAGATGCTTTGGCCATGGTTGAGCATTGTGCCAACAAAGCTCTTTGGTTCCAAGGCAGATGTGTGAAAGTGGATTTATCTGAAAAGTACAAGAAGCTGGTGTTAAGG attcCCAACAAAGGAGTTGAACTGCTGAAAAAGGATAAAACTAG aaagagaaCATATTCCCCAGACAGCAAAGATTCTCCCAGTGATAAGAAGTCCAAAACAGAACCTGCTCAGAAACCTGAAAGTAgcaatgcagaagaaaaagtaaaagaggagaagcaggaggaTGCTGCTGAGACTTCAGGTGCCAAAAGTGGGGAACAGGCAGAGCAAGACGAGCCCAGTTTACTCCTGGAGTCTGAAGATGAACTGCTGGTggatgaggaggaggcagcagcactgttAGAAAGTGGTAGCTCAGCAGGAGAGGATGCAGATGTTGCCAATTTAGGTGATGTGGCtactgaggagaaaaaggaCACACCTGATGATGCGACTGTAAAAACTGAGGGGAATGTTGCAGCTACTCCAGCAGCCAAGAAAAAGCTTAAAAAG CGCTACGTGGGCGGATTCCCGCGCAGCATGGAGGGGTTCGTCACCCTGGACGAGGTGGGCGACGAGGAGGACTCGGACCACCAGAAACTCCGCAAGTCGGGGCTGGTGGCCAAGGCTGCGGGCAAGAACGAGGACAGCCTGGCAGAGATCAAGGTGGACAAggtggaggaggcagagcaggagagtgAAACGTTAGAAAACGGGACGAAAAGCGAAGAGAACGTCAAGGCTGAGAATGTCGAAGCTTCTgatgctgtgacagcacaggatgCTGAGAAAAACACccaggaaagcacagagccccagggtGAGCAGGAAACTAAGAGCGTCCTGGAGAAACCTCTTGTCCCAGATGAGTTCAGGATTGGGCCGTACCAGCCGAACGTTCCTGTGG